A genomic segment from Geitlerinema sp. PCC 7407 encodes:
- the ureC gene encoding urease subunit alpha encodes MSYRMDRRAYAETYGPTVGDRVRLADTDLIIEVERDHTTYGDEVKFGGGKVIREGMGQSPLSRDEGAVDLVITNALILDWWGIVKADIGVKDGRIVAIGKAGNPHIQDAIDIIIGPSTEAIAGEGMILTAGGIDAHVHFICPQQIETAIASGITTLIGGGTGPATGTNATTCTPGPWNLHRMLQAADAFPVNLGFLGKGNSAKAKGLREQVEAGAIGLKLHEDWGTTPAAIDTCLSVADAYDIQVAIHTDTLNESGFVEDTIAAFQGRVIHTYHTEGAGGGHAPDIIRVCGETNVLPSSTNPTRPYTVNTLDEHLDMLMVCHHLSPSIPEDVAFAESRIRRETIAAEDILQDLGAFSMISSDSQAMGRVGEVIIRTWQTAHKMKVQRGALAEDSERHDNQRAKRYVAKYTINPAIAHGIAHEVGSVEVGKLADLCLWKPAFFGVKPELVIKGGAIAWAQMGDPNASIPTPQPVHMRPMFASFGGSIASTSLTFVSQAALQADLPSRLGLRKQAVAVRNIRQLTKGDMKLNDYQPQIQVDPETYEVHADGQLLTCEPATVLPMAQRYFLF; translated from the coding sequence ATGGATCGGCGGGCCTATGCGGAAACCTACGGGCCGACGGTGGGCGATCGCGTGCGGCTGGCAGACACGGACTTGATCATCGAAGTTGAGCGGGACCACACCACCTACGGCGACGAAGTGAAGTTTGGCGGCGGCAAGGTCATCCGCGAAGGCATGGGCCAGTCGCCTCTCTCGCGGGACGAAGGCGCGGTGGATCTGGTGATCACCAACGCGCTGATCCTGGACTGGTGGGGCATCGTCAAAGCCGACATCGGGGTCAAAGACGGTCGCATTGTCGCCATCGGCAAAGCGGGCAACCCCCACATTCAAGACGCCATCGACATCATCATCGGCCCGAGTACCGAGGCGATCGCCGGTGAGGGGATGATCCTGACGGCGGGCGGCATCGACGCTCACGTTCACTTCATCTGTCCTCAGCAGATCGAAACCGCGATCGCCTCGGGCATCACCACCTTGATCGGCGGCGGCACTGGTCCCGCCACCGGCACCAACGCCACCACCTGCACCCCCGGCCCCTGGAACCTCCACCGGATGCTGCAAGCCGCCGACGCCTTCCCCGTGAACCTGGGCTTTTTGGGCAAGGGCAACAGCGCCAAGGCCAAGGGACTGCGCGAGCAGGTGGAGGCTGGAGCCATCGGCCTGAAGCTCCACGAAGACTGGGGCACCACGCCCGCCGCCATCGACACCTGCCTCAGCGTGGCAGACGCCTACGACATCCAGGTGGCCATCCACACCGACACCCTCAACGAATCAGGCTTTGTGGAAGACACCATTGCTGCCTTTCAGGGGCGGGTCATCCACACCTACCACACCGAGGGAGCCGGAGGGGGCCACGCCCCGGACATCATCCGGGTGTGCGGCGAGACCAATGTACTGCCGTCTTCGACCAATCCCACGCGGCCCTACACCGTCAATACGCTGGATGAGCACCTCGACATGCTGATGGTGTGCCACCACCTGAGCCCCAGCATTCCCGAGGACGTGGCATTTGCGGAGTCTCGGATTCGGCGAGAGACCATCGCCGCCGAAGATATCTTGCAGGATCTGGGCGCCTTTAGCATGATCTCCTCGGATTCCCAGGCCATGGGTCGAGTGGGCGAGGTGATCATTCGCACTTGGCAGACGGCCCACAAGATGAAGGTGCAGCGAGGCGCTCTGGCCGAAGATTCGGAGCGCCACGACAACCAGCGGGCCAAGCGCTATGTGGCGAAGTACACAATCAATCCGGCGATCGCCCACGGCATTGCCCACGAGGTGGGATCGGTCGAGGTGGGCAAGCTGGCCGACTTGTGTCTCTGGAAACCCGCTTTTTTTGGTGTGAAGCCGGAGCTAGTGATCAAGGGCGGGGCGATCGCCTGGGCCCAGATGGGCGACCCCAACGCCAGCATTCCCACGCCTCAGCCGGTGCACATGCGGCCCATGTTCGCGAGCTTTGGCGGGTCGATCGCCTCGACGTCTCTTACCTTTGTTTCCCAAGCCGCCCTCCAGGCCGACCTTCCCAGCCGCCTCGGCCTCCGCAAGCAGGCTGTCGCCGTCCGCAACATTCGCCAGCTCACCAAAGGTGACATGAAGCTCAACGACTATCAGCCCCAGATTCAGGTAGACCCAGAAACCTACGAGGTCCACGCTGATGGTCAACTGCTCACCTGCGAACCAGCCACCGTCCTGCCCATGGCCCAGCGCTATTTTCTGTTTTAG
- a CDS encoding hybrid sensor histidine kinase/response regulator, which translates to MTSYSRLSQDSRRDRILVVDDSPDNCYLIQAILEEEGYDITIADSGKEALRHIDLSPPDLVLLDIMMPEMDGFEVTRRIRDNTKLSFTPILLITAYDSPSVAEGLDNGADDFIRKPMEYDELLARVRSLLRLKHSVDERDQIARQREDFVSRLTHDLRTPLVAADRMLNLFQQEALGEISLEMHEAIATMIRSNRNLLQMVNTLLEVYRYEAGNKTLTLHPINLKELLKEVVDELAPLAEEKSLTLKVNLDPQGSQAVDRRIVGDRLELHRVFTNLLGNAIKFTDAGDIVIEAYACPAGTDGRCPNGDRDWAVISITDSGVGIPPQDLQSIFYRFRQGNHKRSGSGLGLHLTHRIVEAHQGRITVESVVAQGSTFSVYLPLS; encoded by the coding sequence ATGACTTCGTACTCTCGCCTCTCTCAAGACTCCCGCCGCGATCGCATCTTGGTGGTAGATGATTCGCCGGACAACTGCTATCTCATCCAGGCCATTCTCGAAGAAGAAGGCTACGACATCACGATCGCGGACAGCGGCAAAGAGGCGCTCCGCCACATTGATCTGTCGCCGCCAGACTTGGTTTTGCTCGACATCATGATGCCGGAGATGGACGGCTTCGAGGTGACGCGGCGCATCCGTGACAATACCAAGCTCTCGTTTACTCCAATCTTGCTGATTACGGCCTACGACAGTCCAAGCGTGGCTGAGGGCCTCGACAACGGCGCGGACGACTTCATCCGCAAGCCGATGGAGTACGACGAGCTGCTGGCGCGGGTGCGATCGCTGCTGCGCCTGAAGCACAGCGTAGATGAGCGCGACCAGATCGCCCGGCAGCGAGAAGACTTTGTCTCGCGCCTGACCCACGATCTGCGCACCCCCCTGGTGGCCGCGGACCGGATGCTGAACCTGTTTCAGCAGGAGGCGCTCGGGGAAATCTCGCTGGAGATGCACGAGGCGATCGCAACCATGATTCGCAGCAACCGCAACCTGCTGCAAATGGTCAATACGTTGCTCGAGGTCTATCGCTACGAGGCCGGCAACAAGACCCTGACCCTGCACCCCATCAACCTTAAGGAGCTTCTGAAAGAAGTCGTTGACGAGCTGGCGCCCCTGGCCGAAGAAAAGAGCCTGACCCTCAAAGTCAATCTGGATCCCCAGGGCAGTCAGGCAGTCGATCGGCGGATTGTGGGCGATCGCCTTGAGCTGCACCGCGTCTTTACCAATCTGCTCGGCAACGCCATCAAATTCACCGACGCTGGGGATATCGTCATTGAGGCCTATGCCTGTCCCGCCGGGACCGACGGTCGCTGCCCAAATGGCGATCGCGACTGGGCCGTCATCTCCATCACCGACAGCGGCGTCGGCATTCCTCCCCAAGACCTGCAAAGCATCTTCTATCGCTTCCGCCAGGGCAACCACAAGCGCTCCGGCAGCGGCCTCGGGCTACACCTCACCCACCGGATCGTCGAGGCTCACCAAGGCAGGATTACCGTCGAATCCGTTGTGGCCCAGGGGAGCACGTTCAGCGTCTATTTGCCCCTCAGCTAG
- a CDS encoding sulfite oxidase-like oxidoreductase: MLGKFFHKPGPEHSDRVPPGQHLTNGFPVLTYGETPPVDRDTWEFRVWGLAEERVFSWDDFMALPQHDFTADFHCVTRWSKLDVKWRGVKVADFMALLNLDPKAAHVMEHCYGGYTTNVPLADFLREENFFAHTLFDEPLPPDHGGPMRLVIPHLYAWKSAKWINGLEFLEKEVSGFWERNGYHRRGEPWAEERYSNRFFGG; the protein is encoded by the coding sequence ATGCTAGGCAAGTTTTTTCACAAACCCGGCCCTGAACACAGCGATCGCGTTCCGCCCGGCCAGCACCTCACCAATGGCTTCCCCGTCCTCACCTACGGCGAAACACCCCCCGTCGATCGAGACACCTGGGAGTTTCGAGTCTGGGGCTTGGCGGAAGAGCGCGTGTTTTCCTGGGATGACTTCATGGCTCTGCCTCAGCATGACTTCACCGCCGACTTTCACTGCGTGACGCGCTGGTCAAAGCTCGACGTCAAGTGGCGGGGAGTCAAGGTAGCCGACTTCATGGCCCTGCTGAACCTCGACCCCAAGGCAGCCCACGTGATGGAGCACTGCTACGGCGGCTACACCACAAACGTCCCCTTGGCCGATTTCCTGCGCGAGGAAAACTTCTTTGCCCATACGCTCTTTGATGAGCCACTGCCGCCCGATCACGGCGGTCCGATGCGATTGGTGATTCCGCACCTCTACGCCTGGAAAAGTGCCAAGTGGATTAACGGTTTAGAGTTTCTCGAAAAAGAAGTGTCTGGTTTCTGGGAGCGCAATGGCTACCACCGCCGGGGAGAACCCTGGGCAGAGGAGCGCTACAGCAACCGCTTTTTTGGCGGCTAG
- the rpmF gene encoding 50S ribosomal protein L32: protein MAVPKKKTSNGKRDQRRAHWKRQAALEAQKALSLGKSILTGRSKGFVYPSEDEEEAGEE, encoded by the coding sequence ATGGCTGTTCCCAAGAAGAAAACCTCCAACGGTAAGCGCGATCAGCGCCGCGCACACTGGAAGCGTCAAGCCGCTCTGGAGGCTCAAAAAGCGCTTTCCCTCGGCAAATCCATCCTGACGGGACGCTCGAAGGGCTTTGTGTATCCCAGTGAAGACGAAGAAGAGGCTGGCGAAGAGTAG
- a CDS encoding diacylglycerol/polyprenol kinase family protein: MDLSNLIVQIVLVALWLGLIGALATVAHRITQGNTEIARKVVHIGTGNVILLAWWLQIPAWIGISAGVLAAIVALLSYKIPFLPGIDSVGRKSLGTFFYAVSIGALVAWFWPLQMPYFAALGILVMAWGDGLAGLIGQRFGRRKYELGGIKKSFEGSFTMALVSFAVSGAILLSAYGWQGPVWGIALGVALVATVLEAFSSLGIDNLTVPLGSAALAFWLSQLLGLA; this comes from the coding sequence GTGGATCTCTCAAACCTGATAGTTCAAATTGTGCTCGTGGCGCTCTGGCTCGGCCTCATTGGTGCCCTGGCCACCGTCGCTCACCGCATCACCCAAGGCAATACCGAAATTGCTCGCAAAGTTGTTCATATTGGGACGGGCAACGTAATTTTGCTGGCCTGGTGGCTGCAAATCCCGGCCTGGATTGGCATTTCCGCTGGCGTCCTGGCAGCCATCGTCGCCCTGTTGTCCTACAAAATCCCTTTTTTGCCCGGCATCGACAGCGTCGGCCGCAAAAGCCTCGGCACCTTCTTCTATGCCGTCAGCATTGGCGCGCTGGTGGCCTGGTTTTGGCCGCTGCAAATGCCCTACTTCGCAGCCCTTGGCATTTTGGTGATGGCCTGGGGCGACGGCTTGGCCGGCCTGATCGGCCAGCGCTTTGGCCGCCGCAAGTACGAGCTCGGCGGCATCAAAAAAAGCTTTGAGGGCTCCTTCACCATGGCCTTGGTCAGCTTTGCGGTCAGCGGCGCTATCTTGCTGAGCGCCTATGGCTGGCAGGGGCCTGTTTGGGGCATCGCCCTGGGGGTGGCCCTGGTGGCTACGGTGCTAGAGGCCTTTTCGAGCCTGGGAATCGATAATCTGACCGTGCCTCTGGGCAGCGCGGCGCTGGCGTTTTGGCTCAGTCAGCTGTTGGGGCTTGCCTAG
- the psb28 gene encoding photosystem II reaction center protein Psb28, with amino-acid sequence MTTSLPSVEFFEGISEEISNVSLRRNRNTGARSVLLSFEKLRCIERFNSYRKRFSNALLLTDSEGQITVEPSSVQFIFGGPEGDDLERVDCKFEIEREEHWERFRRFMDRYAEANGMAYGEPNRENSQD; translated from the coding sequence ATGACTACTTCTCTGCCCTCAGTCGAATTTTTTGAAGGGATTTCAGAAGAAATTTCAAACGTTAGTCTGCGCCGCAATCGCAACACAGGCGCGCGTTCAGTGCTGCTAAGTTTTGAGAAATTGCGCTGCATTGAGCGCTTTAATAGCTATCGCAAACGCTTTTCAAATGCACTGCTGCTCACGGACAGCGAGGGTCAAATTACGGTCGAGCCATCCTCGGTGCAGTTCATTTTTGGCGGGCCGGAAGGGGACGACCTCGAGCGCGTGGACTGCAAGTTTGAGATCGAGCGGGAGGAGCACTGGGAGCGCTTTCGGAGATTTATGGACCGCTATGCAGAGGCCAACGGAATGGCGTACGGTGAACCCAATCGCGAAAATTCTCAGGATTGA
- a CDS encoding TIGR01777 family oxidoreductase encodes MKVAVTGATGFVGSRLVQRLAGEGHSVVVLSRNAAKASRVFPKTAFPTVEVVAYGGTEPGPWQGAIAGCDGVVHLAGEPIAEQRWTPEHKKVLLESRQLGTRRIVEAIAQSNPKPAVLVNASAIGYYGTSETATFEESSPPGQDFLAEICQAWEGEAQGVKESGTRLVILRLGIVLGREGGALAKMLTPFQIFAGGPLGTGQQWFSWIHREDLVNLILRSLTDTSMSGVYNATAPNPVRMQGFCQALGEVMGRPSWLPVPGFVLELLLGDGAKVVLEGQQVLPKRTEASGFVFQYPTVKPALQNILKGG; translated from the coding sequence ATGAAGGTAGCAGTAACGGGCGCAACAGGATTTGTGGGAAGCCGCTTGGTGCAGCGGCTGGCCGGTGAGGGTCACTCGGTGGTGGTGCTGAGCCGCAACGCCGCTAAAGCAAGTCGCGTTTTTCCCAAGACGGCCTTCCCGACGGTGGAGGTGGTGGCCTACGGCGGGACGGAGCCGGGGCCGTGGCAGGGGGCGATCGCAGGCTGTGATGGCGTGGTGCACCTGGCCGGTGAGCCGATCGCGGAGCAGCGCTGGACCCCCGAGCACAAGAAGGTCTTGCTAGAGAGCCGCCAGCTGGGCACGCGCCGCATCGTAGAGGCGATCGCCCAAAGCAACCCCAAGCCCGCCGTCCTCGTCAATGCCTCCGCCATCGGCTACTACGGCACCAGCGAGACAGCCACCTTCGAAGAGAGCAGCCCGCCGGGTCAAGACTTCTTGGCGGAGATCTGCCAGGCCTGGGAAGGCGAAGCCCAGGGCGTGAAGGAAAGCGGCACGCGGCTGGTCATTCTGCGGTTGGGCATTGTCCTGGGCCGAGAGGGCGGGGCGCTGGCTAAGATGCTGACGCCCTTCCAGATCTTCGCAGGTGGGCCGCTGGGCACGGGCCAGCAGTGGTTCTCGTGGATTCATCGCGAGGATCTGGTAAACCTGATTCTGCGATCGCTCACCGACACCAGCATGAGCGGCGTCTACAACGCCACCGCCCCCAATCCTGTGCGGATGCAGGGCTTCTGTCAGGCCCTGGGCGAAGTGATGGGGCGTCCCTCGTGGCTGCCGGTGCCGGGCTTTGTGCTGGAGCTGCTGCTGGGTGACGGCGCCAAGGTCGTCCTCGAAGGTCAGCAGGTCCTGCCCAAGCGCACCGAGGCATCAGGGTTTGTGTTTCAGTACCCGACGGTGAAACCCGCTTTGCAAAACATCCTCAAAGGCGGGTAG
- a CDS encoding YggT family protein, translating into MEEDRRPYEEPYEDPERQREELRLREEEWRMSVAFREARVNRAVSVIYYTVGALLILLLLRFLLRLFGANPENTFAQVIYGLSEPFAAPFSTLFISPASSSGPIFDVNLLVAMPVYALLAWLVGQLVRLIWSKSA; encoded by the coding sequence ATGGAAGAAGACAGAAGACCCTACGAAGAGCCCTACGAAGACCCCGAGCGACAGCGGGAAGAGCTGCGCCTGCGGGAAGAAGAGTGGCGCATGTCCGTTGCTTTTCGAGAAGCGCGGGTCAACCGGGCGGTGAGCGTCATTTACTACACCGTTGGAGCGCTGCTGATCTTGCTGCTGCTGCGGTTCTTGCTGCGGCTGTTTGGCGCTAACCCAGAAAATACCTTCGCTCAGGTGATCTACGGTCTGTCAGAGCCTTTTGCCGCTCCGTTCTCGACCCTCTTTATCAGTCCAGCCTCCAGCAGCGGCCCGATTTTTGATGTCAATCTGCTGGTGGCCATGCCGGTCTATGCGCTGTTGGCGTGGCTGGTGGGACAGCTGGTGCGCCTGATTTGGAGCAAGAGCGCCTAG
- a CDS encoding DUF3536 domain-containing protein, whose product MTSYHPHPASDSPSPESDLRSEAALGSTVEIEQPVVPVAQGVYVTIHGHFYQPPRENPYLDAIERQPSAAPFHDWNERIHHECYRPNAFARVLSAQGELLGIVNNFEYLSFNIGPTLMSWLERYDVEVYQRILEADRKSCDRLNGHGNAIAQVYNHIILPLANERDKRTQIVWGKADFRSRFGRDPEGMWLAETAVDGPTLKALVAEGIRFIILAPSQVQRCRPLPTADDPDPEWHEVGGGQIDPTRPYRCYVPGGDRQKDYIDVFFYDGPISRDMGFSDALASSHSFAGRLGMAVRGDHRPAQLIAVATDGETFGHHRGGTEKCLAYAFTQEFEQRGWTVTNFAHYLSIHPPLWEAELKPVTAWSCSHGVDRWQDDCGCGGGGLWNQQWRRPLRQALDWLRDQLIEVYTSVASRYLIDPWAARNDYIQIIRDRSPANIHRFLARHRTRRLTAAEQIDVLRLLEMQRHTLLMYTSCGWFFEEISRPEGTQILRYATRAMELAGDVSGIQLEKKFVKRLSQAPSNVDLFKHGGEVYRQLVLPAQVSLEQVAAHYAITSLFTTYAPEQQVYCYTAHQMDYQLQRIGSLSLVVGQVQLVSSITWETGDFVFAVLHLGGWDFHCCIQPFSGRRPYTQLRDELFEALKHASAAHSILAMNRLFNGKFFSLHDLFAEERHRIMRLLSQETLTRLDQLYTQVYRDNYGVLMAFHRDGLEVPQELQVAAEVALSHRALTALKSLEQDMNDPSVTAQPPGSVHLAELEAIAQEAEHLHCRLNIPSARVTLEQLILRALWHLMQDFAPATAESEVQQIERLIRLGAHLHLGISLDRAQEVFFQGIVGPALERAVLEGCSQDEVEGDRDREELLRCYLALSRILAVDTGALVR is encoded by the coding sequence ATGACTTCCTATCATCCCCATCCCGCTTCAGACTCTCCCAGTCCTGAGTCGGATTTGCGATCCGAGGCGGCCCTGGGCTCAACGGTGGAGATTGAGCAGCCCGTAGTGCCTGTGGCCCAGGGGGTCTACGTCACGATTCACGGCCACTTTTATCAGCCCCCCCGCGAAAATCCCTATCTCGACGCCATTGAGCGCCAGCCGAGCGCAGCGCCTTTCCACGACTGGAATGAGCGCATTCACCACGAGTGCTATCGGCCCAACGCCTTTGCCCGCGTGCTCAGCGCCCAAGGGGAGCTGCTGGGGATCGTCAATAATTTTGAATATTTGAGCTTCAATATCGGGCCAACGCTGATGTCATGGCTAGAGCGCTATGACGTGGAGGTGTATCAGCGGATTTTGGAGGCGGACCGCAAGAGCTGCGATCGCCTGAATGGCCACGGCAACGCGATCGCCCAGGTGTACAACCACATCATTTTGCCCCTGGCCAATGAGCGGGACAAGCGCACCCAGATTGTCTGGGGCAAGGCCGACTTTCGGTCTCGCTTTGGGCGCGATCCCGAGGGCATGTGGCTGGCAGAAACCGCGGTGGACGGCCCCACGCTCAAGGCCCTGGTGGCGGAGGGGATTCGCTTTATCATTCTGGCGCCGTCCCAGGTCCAGCGCTGCCGCCCCTTGCCCACGGCAGACGACCCCGACCCAGAGTGGCACGAGGTGGGCGGCGGCCAGATCGATCCCACGCGGCCCTACCGCTGCTATGTGCCGGGGGGCGATCGCCAAAAAGACTACATTGACGTGTTCTTCTACGACGGCCCGATCTCGCGGGACATGGGCTTTAGCGACGCCTTGGCCAGTTCCCACAGCTTCGCGGGGCGGCTGGGCATGGCGGTGCGCGGGGATCACCGTCCGGCCCAGCTGATCGCCGTGGCCACCGACGGCGAAACCTTTGGCCACCACCGGGGCGGCACCGAGAAGTGTCTGGCCTACGCCTTCACTCAGGAGTTTGAGCAGCGGGGCTGGACGGTCACCAACTTCGCCCACTACCTGAGCATTCACCCGCCGCTGTGGGAGGCCGAGCTGAAGCCCGTGACGGCCTGGAGCTGCTCCCATGGCGTCGATCGCTGGCAGGACGACTGCGGCTGCGGCGGGGGCGGCCTGTGGAACCAACAGTGGCGGCGGCCGCTGCGTCAGGCCCTCGACTGGCTGCGGGATCAGCTGATCGAGGTGTACACCTCGGTGGCCAGCCGCTACCTGATCGACCCCTGGGCTGCCCGGAATGACTATATCCAGATCATTCGCGATCGCAGTCCCGCCAATATTCATCGCTTTTTGGCCCGCCACCGCACCCGCCGCCTGACGGCCGCCGAGCAAATCGACGTCCTGCGGCTGCTGGAGATGCAGCGGCACACCCTGCTGATGTACACCAGTTGCGGCTGGTTCTTTGAAGAAATTTCGCGGCCCGAAGGAACGCAGATCCTGCGCTACGCCACCCGCGCCATGGAGCTAGCCGGGGACGTCTCGGGCATCCAGCTCGAGAAGAAGTTCGTCAAGCGCCTGTCCCAGGCTCCCAGCAACGTGGACCTGTTCAAGCACGGGGGCGAGGTGTACCGACAGCTGGTCCTGCCAGCCCAGGTCAGCCTGGAGCAGGTCGCGGCCCACTACGCCATCACCTCCCTGTTTACGACCTACGCGCCGGAGCAGCAGGTCTACTGCTACACTGCCCACCAAATGGACTACCAGCTCCAGCGCATCGGGTCGCTGTCCCTGGTGGTGGGGCAGGTGCAGCTAGTCTCGTCGATCACCTGGGAAACCGGGGACTTTGTCTTTGCGGTGCTCCATTTGGGCGGCTGGGATTTCCACTGCTGCATTCAGCCCTTCAGCGGTCGGCGACCCTATACGCAACTGCGTGATGAGCTGTTCGAGGCGCTGAAGCACGCCAGCGCGGCCCACAGCATCTTGGCGATGAACCGCTTGTTCAACGGCAAGTTCTTTAGCCTCCATGACCTGTTTGCGGAGGAGCGCCACCGGATCATGCGCCTGCTGAGTCAGGAGACCCTGACGCGGCTCGACCAGCTCTACACCCAGGTCTACCGGGACAACTACGGGGTGCTGATGGCCTTCCATCGCGATGGCCTGGAGGTGCCCCAAGAGCTTCAGGTGGCGGCGGAGGTGGCTCTGAGCCATCGGGCGCTGACGGCCCTGAAGTCCCTAGAGCAGGACATGAACGATCCCAGTGTGACGGCCCAGCCGCCGGGATCGGTCCATCTGGCGGAGCTGGAGGCGATCGCCCAAGAAGCGGAGCATCTCCACTGCCGACTGAATATTCCCAGCGCCAGAGTGACCCTAGAGCAGCTGATCTTGCGGGCGCTGTGGCACCTGATGCAGGACTTTGCGCCCGCGACGGCCGAGAGCGAAGTGCAGCAAATCGAGCGCCTGATTCGCCTAGGGGCTCACCTGCACCTGGGGATCAGCCTCGATCGCGCCCAAGAGGTCTTTTTCCAGGGCATTGTGGGACCGGCCCTGGAGAGGGCCGTCCTGGAAGGCTGCTCCCAGGACGAGGTAGAGGGCGATCGCGATCGCGAAGAGCTGCTGCGCTGCTACCTGGCCCTGAGCCGGATTTTGGCAGTGGATACTGGGGCCTTGGTGCGCTAA
- the cax gene encoding calcium/proton exchanger — translation MSVKNLIFFGLLLFVPVSIAAHFLEWGPLVVFITAGLAILPLAGWMGTATEELAVVVGPTLGGLLNATFGNATELIIALIALNAGLIDVVKASITGSIIGNLLLVMGLAMLLGGIRFKEQEFQSIVARVNASSMNLAVIAILLPTAVQFTSAGIEEKTLQNLSLAVAVILILVYMLTLLFSMKTHSYLYDVGVAEIVGESEDTAEPIKAEEISEHKPNTLLWSSVLLGATLLVAIESELLVESLEVATESLGLTPLFTGVILLPIIGNAAEHATAVTVAMKNKMDLSLSVAVGSSMQIALFVAPVLVIAGWFMGQPMDLDFNPFELVAVAVAVLIANSISSDGKSNWLEGTLLLAAYAVLGVAFYFHPVI, via the coding sequence ATGTCAGTCAAAAATCTGATTTTCTTCGGCTTATTACTATTCGTCCCCGTCTCGATCGCCGCGCACTTCTTAGAATGGGGCCCGCTCGTGGTCTTCATCACCGCTGGACTCGCCATCTTGCCCCTAGCAGGCTGGATGGGCACAGCGACAGAAGAGCTCGCCGTGGTCGTCGGCCCCACCCTCGGCGGTCTGCTCAATGCCACCTTTGGCAACGCTACCGAACTGATCATCGCCCTCATCGCCCTCAACGCTGGCCTGATCGACGTGGTCAAAGCCAGCATCACCGGCTCCATCATCGGCAACCTGCTGTTGGTGATGGGCCTAGCCATGCTGCTGGGCGGGATCCGCTTCAAGGAACAAGAATTTCAGTCCATTGTGGCCCGGGTCAACGCTTCGTCCATGAACCTGGCCGTCATCGCGATCCTGCTGCCCACAGCGGTACAGTTCACCTCCGCCGGGATCGAAGAGAAGACCCTGCAAAACCTCTCTCTAGCAGTTGCCGTCATTTTGATCCTGGTTTACATGCTGACGCTGCTGTTTTCCATGAAGACCCACTCCTATCTCTATGACGTCGGCGTGGCCGAAATCGTGGGCGAGAGCGAGGACACCGCCGAACCGATCAAAGCGGAAGAAATCAGCGAGCATAAGCCCAATACTTTGTTGTGGAGCAGCGTTTTGCTGGGAGCGACGCTGCTCGTGGCGATCGAGTCTGAGCTGCTGGTGGAGTCCCTGGAGGTGGCCACCGAGAGCCTGGGCCTGACGCCCCTTTTCACCGGTGTGATCCTGCTGCCGATCATTGGCAACGCCGCTGAGCACGCCACGGCCGTCACGGTGGCGATGAAAAACAAGATGGACCTTTCGCTGTCTGTGGCGGTGGGCTCCAGTATGCAGATTGCCCTGTTTGTCGCGCCGGTGTTGGTGATTGCGGGCTGGTTCATGGGTCAGCCCATGGACCTAGACTTCAATCCCTTTGAGCTGGTGGCGGTGGCAGTGGCGGTCCTGATTGCCAACTCCATCAGCTCCGACGGCAAGTCCAACTGGCTCGAGGGAACGCTGTTGCTGGCGGCCTACGCGGTCTTGGGCGTCGCGTTCTACTTCCACCCGGTGATCTGA